From one Pseudomonas sp. MYb118 genomic stretch:
- a CDS encoding SRPBCC family protein: protein MSIASIKSHREVITSRQPGFGMPGEVFSRQDIFETDVDVFFTKHWILVAVTADVAEPGDVFTTDIGKSSILVLRDDDEQVRAYRNVCRHRGARLKEPGKSTVGMLVCPYHQWTYDLDGSLKHAAHMGKGFDPKCRSLIPVHCKVIGTHVFVCLSEEAPADIAIQEEVMGARFAPFDLTNTRIAYELDYIENGNWKLVMENNRECYHCAGTHPELLVSYQSEDLGVSLEEMSEEARASYDAYQVRKAGIEADWARGGHLYETFEHLEGDAATQFRTQRMIIAGSGESQTLDTKVACTKLLGNLTRKDLGDTHLWGNNSWAHVMSDHAMISWIIPLSPDRTLVRTKWLVHKDAVEGVDYDVQRLTEVWVATTKQDADLVAITHSGTQDPAYIPGPYSEFTEPYVDQFLRWYSDRLAVHGV from the coding sequence ATGAGCATTGCGTCTATCAAGTCTCACCGCGAAGTTATAACTTCCCGGCAACCGGGTTTTGGCATGCCTGGCGAAGTGTTCAGTCGCCAGGACATCTTTGAAACCGACGTCGATGTATTTTTCACCAAACACTGGATATTGGTCGCCGTGACAGCGGACGTCGCCGAGCCCGGTGATGTGTTCACCACCGACATCGGCAAGTCGTCGATCCTGGTCCTGCGCGATGACGACGAACAGGTCCGTGCCTACCGCAACGTCTGCCGCCACCGCGGCGCACGCCTGAAAGAACCGGGCAAATCCACGGTCGGCATGCTGGTGTGCCCTTATCACCAATGGACCTACGACCTGGACGGCAGCCTCAAGCATGCCGCGCACATGGGCAAGGGTTTCGATCCCAAGTGCCGCAGTCTGATCCCAGTACATTGCAAGGTCATCGGCACCCACGTATTCGTTTGCCTGAGTGAAGAAGCACCGGCTGATATTGCCATTCAGGAAGAAGTCATGGGCGCGCGTTTTGCCCCTTTCGACTTGACCAATACCCGTATCGCCTATGAACTTGACTATATAGAGAACGGCAACTGGAAGTTGGTGATGGAGAATAACCGCGAGTGTTATCACTGCGCGGGCACTCACCCCGAGTTACTTGTTTCCTATCAGTCCGAAGACCTGGGTGTCAGTCTTGAAGAAATGAGCGAAGAGGCCCGCGCTTCTTATGACGCTTATCAAGTGCGCAAGGCCGGTATCGAAGCCGACTGGGCCCGCGGCGGGCACCTGTACGAGACGTTCGAACACCTGGAAGGCGATGCCGCCACCCAGTTCCGCACCCAGCGCATGATCATCGCCGGCAGTGGCGAATCCCAGACCCTGGACACCAAGGTTGCTTGCACCAAGCTGTTGGGCAACCTGACCCGCAAGGACCTGGGCGACACCCACCTGTGGGGCAACAACTCCTGGGCCCACGTGATGAGCGACCACGCGATGATCAGCTGGATCATCCCGCTGTCGCCGGACCGCACCCTGGTGCGCACCAAATGGCTGGTGCACAAGGACGCCGTCGAAGGCGTCGACTACGACGTGCAGCGCCTGACCGAAGTGTGGGTGGCCACCACCAAGCAGGATGCCGACCTGGTCGCCATCACCCACAGCGGCACCCAGGACCCGGCCTACATTCCGGGCCCCTACTCCGAATTCACCGAGCCGTACGTGGACCAGTTCCTGCGCTGGTACAGCGATCGTCTCGCCGTCCATGGGGTATAA
- a CDS encoding LysR substrate-binding domain-containing protein, whose product MKTQDPGTRHKGYRRIIPSMTALLQFESVARLKSFTQAAKELGVTQAAVSKQVKMLEENVGAQLFHRLHRSIDLTNEGQALFAIISESLQKIATVFDQINQEGGRREITLGVTASFSQFQIMPRLAALRETLPDIQLGLATQMFTGDLRTQDADLYIRYGDGRWQDGEAILLYEEEIFPVCSPAWLARHSAPTTLEELAAAGLLDSDSTTEGWMNWQGWFKRLGLSNQKLHFTLRGNLHADMVHAALHGHGIGLGWGRVIEHLLDSGELVRLEPFSVRPTDAYYAIIPHGRTATPEAWAIIRWLQDRAPLSALSKTNS is encoded by the coding sequence TTGAAAACCCAGGACCCCGGCACCCGCCACAAGGGCTATCGCCGCATCATCCCGTCGATGACCGCCCTGCTCCAGTTCGAATCCGTCGCCCGCCTGAAAAGCTTCACCCAGGCGGCCAAGGAACTGGGCGTGACCCAGGCGGCGGTGAGCAAACAGGTGAAGATGCTCGAAGAGAACGTCGGCGCGCAGCTGTTCCATCGCCTGCACCGCTCCATCGACCTGACCAACGAAGGCCAGGCGCTGTTCGCGATCATTTCCGAATCCCTGCAAAAAATCGCCACGGTGTTCGACCAGATCAACCAGGAAGGCGGCCGCCGGGAAATCACCCTTGGCGTCACGGCCTCGTTCTCGCAGTTCCAGATCATGCCGCGGCTCGCCGCGCTGCGTGAAACCCTGCCGGACATTCAACTGGGCCTGGCTACCCAGATGTTCACCGGCGACCTGCGCACCCAGGACGCCGACCTGTACATCCGTTACGGCGACGGTCGCTGGCAGGACGGCGAGGCCATCCTGTTGTACGAAGAGGAAATCTTCCCGGTCTGCTCCCCCGCCTGGCTGGCACGCCACAGTGCGCCAACCACCCTGGAGGAACTGGCGGCGGCCGGCCTGCTCGACTCCGACTCGACCACCGAAGGCTGGATGAACTGGCAAGGCTGGTTCAAGCGCCTGGGCCTTTCCAACCAGAAACTGCATTTCACCCTGCGCGGCAACCTGCACGCCGACATGGTGCACGCCGCCTTGCATGGCCACGGCATCGGCCTGGGCTGGGGGCGTGTGATCGAGCATCTGCTGGACAGTGGCGAACTGGTGCGGCTCGAGCCGTTTTCCGTGCGGCCCACCGACGCCTATTACGCAATCATCCCCCATGGGCGCACGGCCACCCCTGAAGCCTGGGCGATCATCCGCTGGTTGCAGGACCGTGCGCCACTGTCAGCTCTCTCAAAAACCAACTCATAA
- a CDS encoding acetolactate synthase large subunit, with product MAKAADVVVQCLENEGVEYVFGIPGEENLDLLESLRKSKIKLVLTRHEQSAGFMAATYGRLTGKTGVSLSTLGPGATNLVTASAYAYLGGMPMMMITGQKPIKKSKQGRFQIIDVCGMMAPITKYTHQFASADNIPARMREAFRLAEEEKPGAVHVELPEDIAAEQTDSLPIPPSLHRRPLAENKAVEAAVDKLRTARSPILVIGAGANRKMTAKVLKQLIDKTGIPFITTQMGKGVVDERHPRFLGNAALSAGDFVHRAVEAADLIVNIGHDVIEKPPFFMVRGGTEVIHINFRSAEVDAVYFPQIEVIGDIANAVWQIGEALNDTAHWDFTRLMAIREANETQIAEGADDDRFPVYPQRLVADIRRALPSEGIVALDNGIYKIWFARNYKAHKPNTVLLDNALATMGAGLPSAMAAHLVHPDRPVVSVCGDGGFMMNSQELETAVRLGMHLTVVILRDDGYGMIRWKQANMGFTDFGLDYGNPDFVKYAEAYGAHGHRVESAEGFLGLLEHCIKTPGVHVIDCPVDYSENDRILNSELRERSLAV from the coding sequence ATGGCCAAGGCTGCCGATGTCGTTGTGCAATGCCTGGAAAACGAAGGTGTCGAGTATGTGTTCGGCATTCCCGGCGAGGAAAACCTCGACCTGCTGGAATCCCTGCGCAAGTCGAAGATCAAGCTGGTGCTGACCCGTCACGAACAGTCCGCCGGGTTCATGGCCGCCACCTACGGGCGCCTGACCGGCAAGACCGGCGTCAGCCTGTCGACCCTCGGGCCTGGCGCGACCAACCTGGTGACCGCCAGCGCCTATGCCTATCTGGGTGGCATGCCCATGATGATGATCACCGGGCAGAAACCGATCAAGAAGTCCAAACAGGGTCGATTCCAGATCATCGACGTGTGCGGGATGATGGCGCCGATCACCAAATACACCCACCAATTCGCCTCCGCCGACAACATCCCGGCGCGCATGCGTGAGGCCTTCCGCCTCGCCGAAGAAGAAAAACCCGGCGCCGTGCACGTCGAACTGCCGGAAGACATCGCCGCCGAGCAGACCGACAGCCTGCCGATCCCGCCGAGTCTGCATCGCAGGCCGTTGGCGGAAAACAAGGCCGTCGAGGCCGCCGTCGACAAGCTACGCACCGCGCGCAGCCCGATCCTGGTGATCGGCGCCGGCGCCAACCGCAAGATGACCGCCAAGGTGCTCAAGCAACTGATCGACAAGACCGGCATCCCGTTCATCACCACGCAGATGGGCAAGGGTGTGGTCGATGAGCGTCACCCGCGCTTTCTCGGCAACGCGGCACTGTCGGCCGGCGACTTTGTCCATCGCGCCGTCGAGGCCGCGGACCTGATCGTCAACATCGGCCACGACGTGATCGAGAAACCGCCGTTCTTCATGGTGCGCGGCGGCACCGAAGTCATTCACATCAACTTCCGCTCCGCCGAGGTGGATGCGGTGTACTTCCCGCAGATCGAGGTGATCGGCGACATTGCCAACGCCGTGTGGCAGATCGGCGAAGCCCTGAACGACACCGCGCACTGGGACTTCACCCGCCTGATGGCGATCCGCGAGGCCAACGAAACGCAGATCGCCGAAGGCGCCGACGACGACCGCTTCCCGGTGTACCCGCAGCGGCTGGTGGCCGACATCCGTCGTGCGCTGCCGTCCGAAGGCATCGTGGCGCTGGACAACGGCATCTACAAGATCTGGTTCGCCCGCAACTACAAGGCGCACAAACCCAACACCGTGCTGCTCGACAACGCCCTGGCGACCATGGGCGCCGGCCTGCCATCGGCGATGGCGGCGCACCTGGTGCACCCCGATCGCCCGGTGGTCTCGGTGTGCGGCGATGGCGGTTTCATGATGAACAGCCAGGAGCTGGAAACGGCGGTCAGGCTGGGCATGCACCTGACGGTGGTGATCCTGCGCGACGACGGCTACGGCATGATCCGCTGGAAGCAGGCGAACATGGGCTTCACCGATTTCGGCCTGGATTACGGCAACCCGGACTTCGTCAAATACGCCGAGGCCTACGGCGCCCACGGCCATCGCGTGGAAAGCGCTGAAGGCTTCCTCGGGCTGCTCGAACACTGCATCAAGACGCCTGGTGTGCACGTGATCGACTGCCCGGTGGACTACAGCGAGAATGACCGGATTCTCAATAGCGAGTTGCGTGAGCGGAGTCTCGCTGTCTGA
- a CDS encoding aldehyde dehydrogenase family protein encodes MNPVTKSSYVDGAFLPTDGSDLLGDLLDNRSPSNPGEVIERFVRADQALTERAIAAARRAQPGWARSNPQQRADALDFIGSEILARREELAVLLAREEGKVVREALGEVDRAGRSFKFYAQEALRAEGEKYQSVRQDVGIDVFTQPLGVIGIIAPWNFPIAIPAWKIAPALCFGNCVVFKPAELVPSSAWALAEIISRAGLPAGVFNLLIGPGRSVGDTLIRSPLVDGISFTGSEHTGRQIARLAADGMKKVQLEMGGKNPLIVLDDANLEQAVDVALNGSFYSTGQRCTASSRVIVTQGIHDAFVARLAERTRALKVGDALQASTDIGPVVDARQLEQNLSYVSSGVEQGATLVCGGERIDNAAGAYLFTPALFCDVRPDMRIYREEIFGPVLSVLKVDDYEQAFAAAEDTAFGLSAGIVTTSLKHAEHFKRNSSAGMVMVNLPTAGVDYHVPFGGNGASSLGSREQGTHARQFFTRVKTTYQLA; translated from the coding sequence ATGAACCCCGTCACCAAGAGCAGCTACGTCGATGGCGCCTTCCTCCCTACCGATGGCAGCGACCTGCTGGGCGACCTGCTAGACAATCGCAGCCCGTCCAACCCAGGCGAAGTGATCGAGCGCTTCGTGCGCGCCGACCAGGCCCTAACCGAACGCGCCATCGCCGCGGCCCGCCGTGCCCAGCCGGGCTGGGCGCGCAGCAACCCGCAGCAACGGGCCGACGCGCTGGACTTCATCGGCAGCGAAATCCTCGCTCGCCGTGAAGAACTGGCCGTGCTGCTGGCCCGCGAGGAAGGCAAGGTGGTGCGCGAAGCGCTGGGCGAAGTCGACCGCGCCGGGCGTTCCTTCAAGTTCTACGCCCAGGAAGCCCTGCGCGCCGAAGGCGAAAAATACCAGTCGGTGCGCCAGGACGTCGGCATTGACGTGTTCACCCAGCCCCTGGGGGTGATCGGCATCATCGCGCCGTGGAACTTCCCCATCGCCATTCCGGCCTGGAAAATCGCCCCGGCCCTGTGTTTCGGCAACTGCGTGGTGTTCAAGCCGGCGGAACTGGTACCGTCCTCGGCCTGGGCGCTGGCGGAGATAATTTCCCGCGCAGGGCTGCCGGCTGGCGTGTTCAACCTGCTGATCGGCCCCGGCCGCAGCGTCGGTGACACGCTGATCCGCTCGCCGCTGGTGGACGGCATCAGCTTCACCGGTTCCGAGCACACCGGCCGGCAGATCGCCCGCCTGGCCGCCGATGGCATGAAGAAAGTGCAACTGGAGATGGGCGGCAAGAACCCGCTGATCGTCCTCGATGACGCCAACCTCGAACAAGCGGTCGATGTCGCTCTCAACGGTTCGTTCTACAGCACCGGCCAGCGCTGCACCGCCAGTTCCCGGGTGATCGTCACCCAGGGCATTCACGACGCGTTCGTCGCACGCCTGGCCGAACGCACCCGCGCCCTGAAAGTCGGCGATGCCTTGCAGGCTTCCACCGACATCGGCCCGGTGGTGGATGCCCGTCAGCTTGAGCAGAACCTGTCGTACGTCTCCAGTGGTGTCGAGCAAGGCGCAACCCTGGTGTGCGGCGGTGAACGCATCGACAACGCCGCGGGTGCCTATCTGTTCACCCCGGCGCTGTTTTGCGACGTGCGCCCGGACATGCGCATCTACCGCGAGGAAATCTTCGGCCCGGTGCTGAGCGTGCTCAAGGTCGATGATTACGAGCAAGCCTTCGCGGCAGCCGAGGACACCGCGTTCGGCCTGTCCGCCGGTATCGTCACCACCTCGCTCAAACACGCCGAACACTTCAAGCGCAACAGCTCGGCGGGCATGGTGATGGTCAACCTGCCCACCGCCGGGGTCGATTATCACGTGCCGTTCGGCGGCAATGGCGCCTCCAGCCTCGGCTCGCGGGAGCAAGGCACCCATGCGCGGCAGTTCTTCACCCGGGTCAAGACCACCTACCAATTGGCCTGA
- a CDS encoding GlxA family transcriptional regulator: MNALPAEVKPDLRVGFVLMNQFTLVPVAGLVDSLRFAADKSFRSQQVYCQWDWMTCNDQSITASCGMPISPTRPLNLWAQYDYIVIAGGLLGETRNPPDWLLDALRDVHAANIPIIALCSASFVLGKAGLLDGRRCAVHFTIREEFEELFPNATAVIDKSYVDDRGIITCPGGTAIDLAASLIRRHCGEVRAQKGLEYLLVEERADEEEQAGKVYQNDRVERAIAFMRDNLDVSLSLKAVAEAVGTHPRQLHREFVANTQEPPANYWRKLRLDHARRLLVNTSQNITTIALASGFSDASHFILWFRKQYGETPYSFRKRRHEVERFNGERLVERVGMDPEL, from the coding sequence TTGAACGCACTGCCCGCAGAGGTAAAGCCGGACCTTCGAGTCGGTTTCGTGCTGATGAACCAGTTCACCCTGGTGCCGGTGGCGGGCCTGGTCGACTCCTTGCGGTTTGCCGCCGATAAGTCGTTCCGCAGTCAGCAGGTGTACTGCCAGTGGGACTGGATGACCTGCAACGACCAGTCGATCACCGCCAGTTGCGGCATGCCGATTTCACCCACACGGCCCCTGAACTTGTGGGCGCAATACGACTACATCGTCATCGCCGGCGGCCTGCTGGGTGAGACGCGCAACCCGCCGGACTGGCTGCTCGATGCGTTGCGTGACGTGCATGCGGCGAATATCCCGATCATCGCCCTGTGTTCGGCGTCCTTCGTGCTCGGCAAGGCCGGCTTGCTCGATGGCCGGCGTTGCGCGGTGCACTTCACCATTCGCGAAGAATTCGAAGAGCTGTTTCCCAACGCCACTGCCGTGATCGACAAGAGCTACGTCGATGACCGCGGCATCATCACTTGCCCCGGCGGCACCGCCATTGACCTGGCCGCCAGCCTGATTCGCCGGCACTGCGGCGAAGTGCGCGCGCAGAAAGGCCTGGAATACCTGTTGGTGGAAGAGCGGGCGGACGAAGAGGAGCAGGCGGGCAAGGTCTACCAGAACGATCGGGTGGAGCGGGCGATTGCCTTCATGCGTGACAACCTGGACGTGTCGTTGTCACTCAAGGCGGTGGCCGAGGCGGTGGGCACCCACCCGCGGCAACTGCACCGCGAATTCGTCGCCAACACCCAGGAACCGCCAGCCAACTACTGGCGCAAACTGCGCCTGGACCACGCCCGGCGGCTGCTGGTGAACACCAGCCAGAACATCACCACCATCGCCCTGGCCAGCGGCTTTTCCGATGCGTCGCACTTTATCCTGTGGTTTCGCAAGCAATATGGCGAAACCCCGTACAGCTTCCGCAAGCGCCGCCATGAAGTGGAACGCTTCAACGGCGAGCGCCTGGTGGAGCGGGTCGGGATGGACCCCGAGCTTTAA
- a CDS encoding NAD(P)-binding domain-containing protein yields the protein MHSLGILGVGALTETIVRGLRRSGFDGPIRLSPRNAERAQVLAAELACEVMPDNQAVVDNADILLLGVRPDAVAQLAAEIRIKPGQRLLSLVAGLHLQTLQATFAEAECVRVMLSCAAQLNQTTVVVYPPDPTTQALLDPLGSMVVMKDEAEFELATVAACMNGWFYFLLHDLQHWLVDKGLPADQARMLVLGNLQDCLASARANPEQTLKAMGEAIATPGTFTAAGLDVLHHQPGSATWGAACEVVFDALLNRAPR from the coding sequence ATGCACAGTCTGGGCATTCTGGGCGTTGGCGCGCTGACCGAAACCATCGTTCGCGGCCTGCGCCGCAGCGGCTTCGACGGACCGATCCGGCTGTCGCCGCGCAATGCCGAACGGGCCCAGGTACTCGCCGCCGAACTGGCCTGTGAAGTGATGCCGGACAACCAGGCGGTGGTCGACAACGCCGACATTCTGCTGCTGGGCGTGCGCCCGGATGCGGTGGCGCAACTGGCGGCAGAGATCCGCATCAAACCCGGCCAGCGCCTGTTGTCGCTGGTCGCCGGCCTGCATCTGCAAACCCTGCAAGCGACCTTTGCCGAGGCGGAGTGCGTGCGGGTGATGCTGTCCTGCGCCGCCCAACTGAACCAGACCACCGTGGTCGTCTACCCGCCCGACCCCACCACCCAGGCCCTGCTCGACCCGCTCGGGTCAATGGTAGTGATGAAGGATGAAGCCGAATTCGAGCTGGCCACCGTAGCCGCGTGCATGAACGGCTGGTTCTACTTCCTGCTGCATGACCTGCAACACTGGCTGGTGGACAAGGGCTTGCCGGCCGATCAGGCGCGCATGCTGGTGCTGGGCAATCTGCAGGATTGCCTGGCGAGTGCCCGCGCCAATCCCGAGCAGACCCTCAAGGCCATGGGCGAAGCCATTGCCACACCAGGCACCTTCACTGCCGCCGGGCTGGACGTGCTGCATCACCAGCCGGGCAGTGCCACCTGGGGCGCCGCCTGTGAAGTGGTGTTCGACGCCCTGCTCAACCGCGCCCCGCGTTAA
- a CDS encoding NAD(P)/FAD-dependent oxidoreductase, with amino-acid sequence MYRNTSTPADDNGCGWFHLSPPRTPRPAHSGRSQARWAVLGAGFTGLAAARQLALKFPHDEIVLIEGQQVGFGASGRNSGFAIDLPHDIGAPDYIGDLATARMNLKLNHFAQAQIRALVAEHGIDCQIRPDGKYQAAVEDKGLAVLAAYRSGLDKLDQPYEMIDARDLPEHLGTSFYRQALYTPGTMLLQPAALARGLADSLPSNVSLYEHTVITRLEQGEKITLHHANGQIVADELLLCNNAFASHFGFLPGRLLPIFTYASMTRPLTEAEQQRLGGKPTWGIIPADPFGTTLRRTPDQRLLVRNSFSFNASGQAQQKFLDRAERQHRASFERRFPMLPDVSFDYTWGGAMCLSRNHLSYFGSLAPRVHAALCCNGLGITRGTATGTLLANWLTGERNELTDFLLASPGPNRNPPEPLLSVGVNLNLNWGQRRAGLEA; translated from the coding sequence ATGTACAGAAACACCTCCACCCCGGCAGACGACAATGGTTGTGGCTGGTTCCACCTGAGTCCCCCGCGCACGCCGCGCCCTGCCCACAGCGGCCGCAGCCAGGCGCGCTGGGCGGTGCTGGGCGCCGGCTTCACCGGTCTTGCCGCGGCGCGTCAGCTGGCGTTGAAGTTTCCCCATGACGAAATCGTCCTGATCGAGGGCCAGCAGGTCGGCTTCGGCGCCTCCGGGCGTAACTCGGGGTTTGCCATCGACCTACCCCATGACATCGGCGCCCCGGATTACATCGGCGACCTGGCCACGGCGCGGATGAACCTCAAGCTCAACCACTTCGCCCAGGCGCAGATCCGCGCGCTGGTGGCCGAGCACGGCATCGACTGCCAGATCCGCCCGGACGGCAAGTACCAGGCCGCGGTCGAGGACAAGGGCCTGGCGGTGCTGGCGGCTTACCGCAGTGGCCTGGACAAGCTCGACCAACCCTACGAAATGATCGACGCGCGTGATCTGCCCGAGCACCTGGGCACCTCGTTCTACCGCCAGGCGCTCTACACCCCCGGCACCATGCTGCTGCAACCGGCAGCCCTGGCCCGTGGCCTGGCCGACAGCCTGCCGAGCAACGTCAGCCTGTACGAGCACACCGTCATCACCCGCCTGGAACAGGGCGAAAAGATCACCCTGCACCACGCCAACGGCCAGATCGTTGCCGACGAACTGCTGCTGTGCAACAACGCCTTCGCCTCGCATTTCGGTTTCCTGCCGGGGCGCCTGCTGCCGATCTTCACCTACGCCAGCATGACCCGGCCGCTGACCGAGGCGGAGCAACAACGCCTGGGCGGCAAGCCGACCTGGGGCATCATCCCCGCCGACCCGTTCGGCACCACCCTGCGCCGCACGCCGGATCAACGCCTGCTGGTGCGCAACAGTTTCAGCTTCAACGCCAGTGGCCAGGCCCAGCAGAAGTTTCTCGACCGCGCCGAACGCCAGCACCGCGCCTCGTTCGAGCGGCGCTTCCCGATGCTGCCGGACGTGTCGTTCGACTACACCTGGGGCGGCGCGATGTGCCTGTCGCGCAACCACCTGTCGTACTTCGGCAGCCTCGCGCCCAGGGTTCATGCGGCGCTGTGCTGTAACGGCCTGGGCATCACCCGTGGCACGGCCACCGGCACCCTGCTCGCCAACTGGCTGACCGGTGAGCGCAACGAACTGACCGATTTCCTGCTCGCCTCCCCTGGCCCCAACCGCAATCCGCCGGAACCGCTGTTGAGCGTGGGGGTCAACCTGAACCTGAACTGGGGCCAGCGCCGTGCTGGTCTCGAAGCCTGA
- a CDS encoding LysR family transcriptional regulator produces MVKHTEPDQSLIKLPSLRAVRTFVAAAKYQNFTRAAEALCVTQAAVSRQIRELEEYMGSALFRRSGRNIELTAAGSSFYDAVQFSFANISQAVERIRDQHVSRPVVTLCCTPAFSNLWLTPRLPDFFARYPGIDLNLITTQKFLDMEPGVKPDIFITKRNMVDEGLRSQPLVCDVIYPVCTPQYLKLHPQVRTLEGLRDSALLNLGPYGRSQVAEHVDWGLWLAFHDIDFKDRADNAGHFFSANDYNTLIQLALNHQGVVLGWHYLVAPLVEQGLLVRPVEQQMVQGDTQHYLSLRLDKEDDPGCRQLHDWLLEQFALHNASS; encoded by the coding sequence ATGGTGAAGCACACAGAGCCGGATCAGTCGTTGATCAAGTTGCCGTCGCTGCGTGCGGTCAGGACGTTCGTGGCGGCCGCCAAATACCAGAACTTCACCCGCGCGGCCGAAGCGCTGTGTGTCACCCAGGCGGCGGTCAGCCGGCAGATCCGCGAGTTGGAGGAGTACATGGGCTCGGCGCTGTTTCGCCGCTCCGGGCGCAATATCGAACTGACTGCTGCGGGCTCTTCGTTTTATGACGCGGTGCAGTTTTCCTTTGCCAACATCTCCCAGGCAGTCGAGCGCATCCGCGACCAGCACGTCAGCCGCCCGGTCGTCACCCTGTGCTGCACGCCGGCGTTTTCCAATCTGTGGCTGACGCCGCGCCTGCCGGATTTCTTCGCCCGTTACCCAGGCATCGACCTCAACCTGATCACCACCCAGAAGTTTCTCGACATGGAACCGGGCGTTAAGCCGGACATCTTCATCACCAAGCGCAACATGGTCGATGAGGGCCTGCGCAGCCAGCCGCTGGTGTGCGATGTGATCTACCCGGTGTGCACGCCGCAGTATCTCAAGCTGCACCCGCAGGTGCGCACGCTCGAAGGCCTGCGCGACAGCGCCTTGCTCAACCTCGGCCCCTATGGCCGCTCGCAGGTCGCCGAGCACGTGGACTGGGGCTTGTGGCTGGCGTTCCATGACATCGACTTCAAGGACCGGGCCGACAACGCCGGGCATTTTTTCAGTGCCAACGATTACAACACGCTGATCCAGCTGGCCTTGAACCATCAGGGTGTGGTGCTGGGCTGGCATTACCTGGTGGCGCCGTTGGTGGAACAGGGTTTGCTGGTGCGCCCGGTCGAGCAGCAGATGGTCCAGGGTGATACTCAGCATTACCTGAGTTTGCGCCTGGACAAGGAGGACGATCCGGGGTGTCGGCAGTTGCATGACTGGCTGCTGGAGCAGTTCGCGTTGCATAACGCCAGCTCATGA
- a CDS encoding dihydrodipicolinate synthase family protein translates to MSDFPFAGLNLAITTPFDAQGRIDFQRFGQLIERYIEAGVDGFVLSSGTGMHVYLSRDESSELIAYGAKVIAGRARVIAQTSALLVEEVVERTRRAADAGAEGVMVLPPFFEGPTDDQGIVDFYSTVASAGLPVIGYNVPQAVGVEVTPSLLRQLCEIRNFVGVKDSSGDLAAQASLMRTGLPVMNGADPLAPYAMFAGCAGLIWGGANMAPKTCVALVRAAREKRWDDAREIWRQLEPVMSLIWQGDYVQSVYAGAQITGYDAGQPRRPLARLPAQKTEALREALSALHETL, encoded by the coding sequence ATGTCTGACTTTCCGTTTGCGGGCCTTAACCTGGCGATCACCACGCCATTCGATGCGCAGGGCCGGATCGACTTCCAGCGTTTTGGGCAGTTGATCGAGCGTTATATCGAGGCCGGTGTCGATGGTTTTGTGCTCAGTTCCGGGACCGGCATGCATGTGTACCTGTCCAGGGATGAATCCAGCGAGCTGATTGCTTATGGCGCCAAGGTTATTGCCGGGCGTGCGCGGGTGATTGCGCAGACTTCGGCGCTGTTGGTCGAGGAAGTGGTCGAGCGCACCCGGCGGGCGGCGGATGCCGGTGCGGAGGGAGTGATGGTGCTGCCGCCGTTTTTCGAAGGGCCGACCGATGATCAAGGCATCGTTGATTTCTATAGCACCGTGGCAAGTGCCGGGTTGCCGGTGATTGGCTACAACGTGCCGCAGGCAGTGGGTGTCGAGGTGACGCCTTCGTTGTTGCGGCAGTTGTGTGAAATCCGCAATTTTGTCGGAGTGAAAGACAGCAGTGGCGACCTGGCTGCCCAGGCGTCGTTGATGCGCACCGGTTTGCCGGTGATGAACGGGGCCGATCCACTGGCGCCCTACGCGATGTTTGCCGGTTGTGCAGGGTTGATCTGGGGCGGGGCGAACATGGCGCCGAAGACCTGCGTGGCGCTGGTGCGCGCGGCCCGGGAAAAGCGTTGGGACGATGCGCGGGAGATCTGGCGGCAGTTGGAACCGGTGATGTCGTTGATCTGGCAGGGCGATTATGTGCAGTCGGTCTACGCCGGCGCACAAATCACCGGCTACGACGCCGGCCAGCCACGCCGACCGCTGGCGCGGCTGCCCGCGCAGAAGACCGAAGCATTGCGCGAAGCTTTATCCGCACTCCACGAAACCCTGTAG